The Musa acuminata AAA Group cultivar baxijiao chromosome BXJ1-8, Cavendish_Baxijiao_AAA, whole genome shotgun sequence genomic sequence TGCATGCTATAAACAAGAAATAGTTTTTGGAAAATTATTTGTGTGGAAGACCAAATTGCAATAGCAAATATCTCACAGCCCATGTAATGTGATTGGCAGCGCAGCCAaacaatatattttcacacagataaAACTCATTCTATCAAACAAAAATATGATACCATTCAAGACTGAATATTAACTCTTTATACTAATCCATCAATGCCTAAAAGCATAATTTGGTCtctgatataaataaaaaatatttattttttggaaAATGATTTATTATGGAAGACCAAATTGCAATAGCAAATATCTCACAGGCCATGTATTGTGACTGGCAACCCAGCCAAACAAAATATTTTCACATAATAAATAAAACTCATTCTATCAAACAACAACATGATACCATTCATGACTGAATATTAACTCTTTATACTAATTCATCAATGCCTAAATGCATATGATTTGGTCTCTGCTATGTCAGAGACATAGAAGTCACATACAGACATCTATTGCTGGTTTATGAACTAACAGTTTATCTGTAGATGAAATCCTCTGATGCACAAAAAGGAACCATTCAAAGTGCTCCAATGGAAGAAGAATTGAATAAGCAAGTTGATAATTACCATGTAATGCATGTCAGGCCCGTCATCATCAATTATGACCAGGGCACCACCAGCAGGTGCTCCAGTTGCATATATTTGAACTTTCCCGCCTATGCATGTGCGCAACAAAGCCCCCTCTATCAGATTACTAAGTGCCTGTCGCAGAGAAGATTCTTCGACACCAACCTGGAGAAACTGTGACAGTTCATTAAGTTCCAGTGATCGTTGTTGATTGTCGGCGAGAGGGAGAGCAGCTCCAACCAGATCTTTCAATATATCAGAAACAACACATGGTCTGCCTGACATAAACATCAGAGACAAATGTCATCCAGAGTTCCAGGCAATCTAGTGAAGTTCATACTTCACAATATATGGCATCAAATAGACCAGCAAGTTCTATTTAGAATACAAACATAAGTCTTCTAACTGTAAAGGAAAAATAGTAGAAGTCTCAAAAAGTCCTTTATAGATGCACAGGACACCCACATGAACAGTAGATTCTTAAGAAACATTACTGATATACAAGGAAAACCACAGATTCTGAATGCTCCACAACCATAGTATGTTCCTCACAAGGAATTAGGCCATATAACTTCTGTTCATTTAATTCAGCTGTAGTAAGAGAATTTTGTCAAGACTAATTTTAGTGTCATGAACTTAAAATACAAAACAAATCTGTTCTTGACAATTTTAGTCATTAAGATTTAACAGGTTGATACAATCTAATCGTAGGTGATTAGATAAAGGCAAGATCTTGCTCTCCAGTTTTTACTAGGAATAAGCAAGTTTGCACATAAAAGGTCATGTGTTCCTTTGGAAAAATCTCTTTATCATCTATGGCTGGGAGGAAATATGGAAATTTAACAGGTTTCTTAAAAAATGATCtgacttttctttatttttttctctgaAATGAAAAGTAAAGTTTTCCATCTCTTCCACCTGTTAAACCTTTCAACACATGTTTGGTAACGAACAACTTCCAAATTTCCAGCACTCCAAACATACAGAAGGATAAAAGAAAACTGTTGTCTTTCCAAACTTCTTTGTGTTGCCTCTTTCATCATATCAAACAATAAACTCCTTTGGGGCATATGAAGAATTTTTTCCGATATTTGCTTCTAACAAAAAGTGTCTTTGACGGAGAAGTGCCAAGCTAATGCAACGAGTAACCCTCCAAGTCACTCTAAGGTTTGGAAAAGATAATAGATGGAGATATACTACTATGGCTGTTTTCATCTCAAAAGCAACCAGTTCAAGCTCCCTCAAACTACTGTGAAAACTATGATATCAAGTTCAAGGAGCAGCATGTCTCAAAAATATCAAGGATCAGTATCAGTCCAGTCTGTTCTATGCTAAAATTGTGTTCTCAAAATTGTTGTATAATCATTTCTCTCTGTGGCTTTGTCTCTATACATTGTTGATAACCAGTTAACAATAAATGGCTGATAAGCAATCTTGTTTTATCAGAACTTCTGGGAAATGGTTACAGAAACTGCTAATAGATACTTTTTTTCtgtaaattaaaatttatgttaTCTTACTATATTTTACATGATCATTAAACTCCAACAGTATGATGTTTACTCTTTAACTTATTTGATAAAAGGTTTTTAATAGTTTGAGATACTAAAATATGCCAGAATATAAACAAGACAATTTTTTCTCAAAGAGGAATACTTGAATAATGGGAGAATGCTTTGCAACTAGCAAGTATAATAAGAGACTTTGCCATGATAAGTAAATTAACTTTGCAAAAAGGCTAACCTGATCGACAAAGGTAAACTTAGAACTTGAACTCAGAAATCGTACAcattccatgtaaatttctttagTGAGGAAAAACTCATATTTAAAGTGTTCCTCTGGTTGGCTAACTTTTTTTCTTTATCACAGGTCACTTAAATTAAACAAATGGAATGGCTGTTTTTACAGATCACAAAAAAATGTCAGAGAATGAAAAGTTCTCTTTCGGAATTTAATGCAATAGATTACCTGGTAATGTTTTGTTTTAGTGGCACAAGCCAAAGAGGTGGCATCGGCATTGCTAGGTCTTTTTTTCCAGAGCTTAGTGGTAGCACAGGTTCCATCTTCTGCATACTATATGTTTTGTTCTCGCTTGAATCATTCTCAGATGGCAGTGACCTCGACAATTCTTGGTGGCTGAACTTAGGATCATGCATCTTCTTTATTGTTTCTTCATTGTATCGTACTATATTAACCTGGGAAAAATCCAAACAAGGGCTATTAGAACCATTTCTTACCGTGTAGAAGTGGTACCTTAAACTTGCCCACCACAAATTCTCAACCAATGATCAACATATGCAATCTAAGCTGATAACAACAAAGCCATGCAAGAATGTCTTAGCTATTAAATGACCTTTCTGCCAAATGAACTCAAGTCTAAAAGCAAAAGACATCAGGGGTTACAGGTCATACACAATGACAACACAATCCCCATGGTCCACAGGCCTAACCAAAGAATTGGAGCTGTTAATAATGTgtagattaaaaaaagaaaaattgttcTTGGGATTTGTGGCAGCAACTTATGCCCATTGAAATTCCAGAATAAAAGCACCAATTTTTTTATGTAGTTATACTCAAACGAACTTGTCATGACAAACATGTGGGCTTTTTATCCACTTTAAATATTTCTATTCATATAATACCATAGGTGAATCATTTTGTGGCTTTGGTAATGAAATTAACACCTTGGTGAGATAGGCAGAATCTTGAAGCTGCTGTAAGGCATCTTTCATATGTTCACCCTGCATAAGTAAGTCTTCGATGATATCATATGAAATCTgccaaggaatataaatatcaAATTCCAAGATGGCAAAAGGTTTCCCAGATGTAAACAGTTTCAAGTACAAAAGACAAACCTCACTTCTCTTGACATGAACAGATAACATTTTTGTCAGAGCTCTAATGCTAGAAAGAGGTGCACGTATCTGTcacaattaattatattaaacaaGGAGCAAAGCAATGCACCTACTACACAATCTGGAAAGACTTACTTGTTCAATCAGATGATTCATTCTGACACTATTTTGCCAAGAAGACTGTTGAAGAAGCATTGCTTTCTGGAGGTGTCAAAAGAATCAAAAACAGATATATAAGTAAATAAAGAAAGACTAATGAATGAAGCAAGAATCAGACTCTTAAAAAAGGAACACATTATTCACTTATTATATGCAAGATacgaaaaaaaataattaattgaaTTACTACAAACTGACTTTATTGCTCAATGAGTACACTGCCAAGAGCTGTTCTGGCTGAACTGCTTTTGCCACTAGGGTTGGTCTACTACTGAGTGATTATGATATGTAGGAAGATGATGCTCAATTTGAAAGGTCTAATACACTGATAGAATAAGGAAATAATTTCACTAAAACCAGCCATCTTCAAGATTCAAAGTCCGAAGCATAAGCAAACATAGAAAGGTTCCACTACAGCTTTAGTGGTAtcagaaaaagaggaaaaagaataaaATCTACCAATTCTCAAGTGTAGCCATATGCCAAAAGAGCAACAAAATTGAATATCAGATGGAAATGTGAGGAATAAAGCCTAAAGCTAGGTGTGGTGTAGAATGGTGATAAATGATGGATGACAAAGGTAGCAAGAGACAAGTCAAAGGATTCTTAATAAGATCCAACTGAATGAAGAGAGGACAACAATATCTGAAATATCTCACTTGTAAAATGAGAGGCTCATGTCTCTCATCTGGATTCAAGAGAAAAAAAGCCCAAAGGTGAGAGGCTGGTGACTCTTAGTTTCCTAGTAAAATTTTCTGAATAGAACTCGGTGGCAGGAAAGGATCCATGTAATGGTTGCCAAATTGTTCGGAAATCATGGTTGATGCTGTTATTGTCAACCTAAACTCCATGCATAAAGGAAAAACATAAGATCAGAAGCTACCTGATCCATGACATATGCTGTGGCCAAAGATCGAGAAATCACAATAGCTCTTGATCTTTGTTCAGTTGTGAATTGGCCATAAGCTTTCATCAAATCTTCACTGAAAGCCTCAATTTCCCAGGGTTTCTTACTAGAATATGGTGCTCCACCTAAAGAATCATCTTTAGGTGAGCAAAAGGGCACACACAGTTCACCACTATCCACATTCTCACATGAATCCAAATCCTTCTTTGGTAGTTCTGCAACTAGAAATCCTACAACAAAGGGATGCTTAACCATTGGCAGAACAAGAGCTCCAGTCCCAGATATCACTTCCACCTACAACTCAATTACTATGAATCTATTAGCAGATTATAAATGAACCAATTGTCATAATATATACCAGAAATAAGATCAGGTGACATACTTTCTGTTTCGAGAGAGCAGCTTCAGCTGCACGTAAACCTGATGGTATAGAAAAATTACCAACTAATATCACACAGTCTGCACTTTCAGAAACATCAGTTTCTGGATAAAAACCAACTCGCCGTAATTCTAACTGGTCCATTATGTAACTGCCAGCTGGCCTGACATACACCTGCACAGATATTTAAGGGCACGTTAACATGAAGGAAAATATCATGAAGACCACATAACCAACAAAGCGAGCTGTTACCAGGGTGTCCTTTGGACAAAGAAGTGTGAACTAAAAACTATAACAAGAATTTCTCATGGAGATTGAATGCAAGAATTTGCAGGCAGAGTGAAAGAGAGCATAGAAACCAAAGAAAGGGCTTTATACAACTTAAATATTGTTATTTGAACATAATGCATAAAGCAATTATGAGTATGTTTCAAAAAGATAATCTAACAAGATAGATTGCTCAATACGGAAGCATGTCAAAGGTAGACAATCCAATGAAGAAGCTTGCACAACAGCCTAAATTTTTAGTCTAGAATCAACTATAGACAAAACTAAGGCTCTATTTGTCAAAGAGGACCATAGCTCATGGAACTAATCCTGGAGGAAAACATCATGGTGGACGACTAATGACCTATCATGTGAGTTCATAACAATTATACGTAGCATGGATTAAAAGAATAATAACAATAGCAGGAAATGAGTATGGAATGAACGTAAGCACGACCTTAGACAGTTGGCATAAAGAAACATAAACATGGTGAGATTTTATGCATAAGCTAACAATTTTTTAAGGCCTCTGATAGAAAAGAAGAGACATTACATTGGGGAATAAAATAGGGTTTCTaatataacaacaacaacaagctgcAATGTTCCAACTACTTGGAGTGGGACAATGTATCTTTTCCTGTCATTGAGCTCTAAGCAATGCAATATGTCTAGTTAAATTAAGAGAACTCAACCATCTTGTTATAGTTCTAAAATGCCAAGGTCCCTCTTCCACTTTAATCACCCCACCTTTCCTCAATGAACAATGTCTTCATCAATACTTCTTGCTACTGATCTACTTTATAAATAATCGTAGTGACGTACATATATTTTATCAAATCAAAATAATTATTGTTTAATCCTCTCTTTTCTAAAATGTGTCATCACAAATCTCTAGAAAGTCGATCATACTTTGTTTTTGAGTCAATGAAAACCATGTAAAAATCTTTCTTCTCTCTATATAGTTTTAGTTGTCACAATAAACAAATAGCATTCAAGATTGATCTTCCGggcataaaatcaaattaattctAAAAATAGCCATTTCACATCTTATTTTTATTGAATCACCCTTTTTAAGAGTTCCATGATATGACACAATAGTTTGATCTCTCTATGGTTAGAGTAGTTTAAAATCTCTCCTGTTCATGTAAATTAGTAATAAAAAGCTCTTTCTCAATACATTATACACCCTTTTTATCCTcaattttttgttaaaaaaattagTCAACAATATACCTTTTGATCTCCTAAACTATTCCACATCCTAATAGGGATATCATCATATTTATGCTCTTACCTAATTTGCTAACTTAAAATTTTCTTCAGTTAATGTTTCTAATTATACAAATAAATCTATAATTTCTAAACTTCTAGTTCAACAATATACCTTTTGATCTCCTAAACTCTTCCACATCCTAATAGGGTAACAATCGTATCTATACTCTTACCTAATTTGCTATCTTTAAAGATATTTCTTTAGTTAATGTTTCTAATTTTACAAATAAATCTATAATTTCTAAACTTTTAGTCCCTATTATTGTCTAAGGCAAAGTATCAACAGAATGTTCATTAAATAGAATGTAGAAATAATTCGTGCTTCTGAAATATATTGATGTCTGAAAAGTACCTCCATCTTCAACGACAAAGGAAAATAAGCATTAGATTTTAGATAATTTTACTTACAACTTCTTGAAAAAAACCACTGGCTTAATAGGAAGGAATCAATTAGAATGAAAATTGAGGATTCTCTGCTGTGGACTTCTAACTCTAGGTTTTCATGTAGTTATGATGACCTAAGTATCATTTGCTTCTACTCAGGATCTAATACAAACAAGATGGTCACAAGCAGAGTTAGATATAATTGGCTGGTACCTACAGCCGTCACCAGTACATCTTAATCAATATAAGTGGGTCTCGTATATTAGGAAGACCCAAGAGTTCCAAGGCCAATCCACAGAAAGCAAAAAAGTCCTCAGTGTATGTTAAGCCATCAAATACTCGCAAGCTTAAATATTTTGCTAACCTCATTTACAGGCAAAGATGCTTATATTTTTGACTGGTCTCAAAGAATCAAAGGATTCAAGGAGAAACTCATCCTTATTAAGCTTTGTTTCAAAAAAAGATGTGGTTAAGTACTAATACTTCCAGAAACCTGTGTGCTTCAGAAATTCATGAAGTTTTTCGTCTTATACTAATTTGGTTGTTACACCAACTGATGCCATTTTGTTTCTCATGTCATCACCCTCTGAGTCTTTACCACATATTCGACACTCACAAGAACATTACAGCAAACACCTAAACTACAATTACTCAACGTATGTAACTTCTATTAAAATCTCATCTATGTGCGGGTCTAATCAGCAACAACTCAGAGATTATCATGTTCCTGCTTGTCGAATAGACCACAGTAAGCGATGGCATCAGTTGGTAAGCAAACTGGGATCCCTTAACACGACCACATGAGACAATTCACGGAAGAGAACCAGACTGACCGACAAGACGGCGTCCGGATCCACAACCATGCGAAACAAATCGAGCTGCTCGAGGCAGAGGCGTTGGAAGTCAGGGCTCGGCAGGACAAGCCCTTCCTTCCCCTGTTTCTCCACCCGCTGGGTGAACACCACCGGCGACGACGGCGAGGCCCGCTGGATGGCGGCGGCCACCGCCGCGGCGGAGGAGGGGATCAACTCCGCGGCGTCGTTCGAGTCTGTGAGGGCCACGGGATGGAGAGAAGAGTGGATTCTGAAGATCGGAGAAGGGTATCGGCTTGTGGTCGATTTGAGCCGAAAAGGCGAGGGGTTGTGGAGTCCCAGAAGAACGGGATTAGTATGAATGAGATGAAGACGTGTAGGGAAGCGGGGATCGATGCAGTAGAAGAGAGAGTTCGCCGCAGCGATGGCGGAGGGCAACATCGCCGGCTGCGCGGCGGTGTTCGATGTAGAGGATGGTGGGGGTGGGAGAATGGGGGTTGGGAAGAGGAGGCAACGGTTTCTTGGAGATGCTCTGCGTTCTTATCCTCGTCACGAAGCTGCCATAAATTTTTAGCGAGTCACGAAAGTACCCACTTTCTTACCCAGAGACTTTCTCATCCCACGTGGCTTTGGCCGGTCGGGGCAAACTATGAGGAGAACAAAGACGGGCGAAGTAGCAGCGCAACTTACACCCAAAGTGCAATTGACGACGACGGGATTATATCCAcaacctctttctttttctttttcttttttttttttgggtcctATAAACCTCGTCATATCTTCCATCTAAAAATGGACTAAAtttggaaaacaaaaaaaaaatggttTACATGAAATATAATCTATCAGACTAAATATTAATCTGTATTGAAACATCTTGGAGTTCAAATTCTAAATTTTATTTCTAGCTTTGACGAATAACTAAAGCCATTATTTCATTTTTGAATGAACAATACCCAATATAAGCAATGACTAAAGTGTGAAAGAGATGCACCATCATGACCCAACAACAAATCATCCAAGTATATAAATAATTACTATCAAACATATCGAGCGCACCTGCACTAAGCAGTGAATTGTGGATGGATTACATAACCTTGTTAAAACTTGTTGGTATTCGTCTATGGAGGATATGATGGATTGCATAACCTTCTTCTTGTCGCctggatgaaaaaaaaaaaaagagagagaaattatCTCCAGTTGACTACCATCAAGTTGAAGAGTAATGATACATCAGCAAAAGCCAAATTAGGAAGACAAGGTAACATCGACAAATTCTTGACAAACCTCTAAATCAAAAGTTGGAATGAGATAAGAGTATAAAAAGATGCACATATATAACCAATAACTAATCTAAAAGTGCCTCGTGTAGAATTGGCTCACATCCAATATCTACAACCGGTTTTCCACCAAGTGTTACTGTATTAAACCTGTTAGCTTCATAGGCACGAAGAGTGCCGTTTTTGTTGGGAAGTTGCTGGCAAACTCTCAACGACGATTTTAGTGAGTTTATCTGCACTCAACATATGAAGATTTTAGAGCAGGTCAGAGCAGTCTATACATTTTCATGACATTGCAGGATTTCAATTAGTAGATGCCTCAGTCGGATCATTTTTATATTTCGACAACATATCTAAGATTTCACACCGAGGTCTAAAGATTATTGTAGAATCGTCAATTATTAGATACATAGAAAGAGGTACTAACCTTCGTATATGGACAGGAAGTACAACCTCCATGAATAGAGCACCCTTCACCATTTGCGACACCGGGAACAACAGCAAGTTCTTTGATATCACTTGGTATAGCAGAATTTAGACCACGAGACCCATTCATTGATGTCCTTGATACTGAATCCGATAAGACTGGAGATTGTTTTACATCTTGATTCCCTTGAACCCAGTAATCCACGAACTGCGGCAACTATGGAAGTCAACATTCCAGATTCGGTTCCTAACACAAACTGTAGGTGATCATCGATGTCCCTGTCCAAAGCTTTCTGTACCTGGTTTTTAATGAAATCCAAAATGTTTTGGGTGGAACCTACAACTCCCATTCCTCTCCTTTTTGCTTCCATTGCCAAAGAAAACATTTCACCAGGAACTTCAAAATGAGCTGTTAAGAATGCATCACAGTACAGCTCTTTTATTCTCTCCACTACTTCATGACCAAACATATCATGCACAATGCAGTTACCATCCTGTATGTTAAAGTAGTACGAGTATCATGATCAGCAAAGGCAACAGACAAACACACTGGAATTACCAgatattgttaatttttattagaGAAAGCATTTGCAATAACTTTTATTTAAACACGAGTGTCGGTAATAACTAAAGAACTACTCAATTTCCATATAAACCATGGTCTGTctaatatattgttagatttgaagccTTTTAAAATCCCTACACTGTGAATTGTCCCTGCCCCATGTCAACCCACGTTCATTATAATAACTCAGAATCTAATGTGGATACAACTTCAACTCCATGAGAAATACAGTGCATTAAATTGACAAAAAGAATTCATTTGTAGCACAACTGCATGTCTCCTTTCCCATAAGCAATTTAAGGCACATTCTAGCATGTCTTATCAATAATTTGAAACACTCAAGTAAAatttctaaaaatttcttcaggaTAATGCATCAAAAAGCACCTCAGACATGTCTGTGTTATTAGCTTTCTTTCTGTGATATAACCAAGCAATACCAGAAGTGTTCAGTAGTACATAATTACATTAAGCTACAATAAGAAGTTGGTCAAAATAATTTCTATAACCAACTGAACATGTATAAAACCTTATAACTAATAATATTGCGAATGACAGCCAAAAATCAAAGTAGCATTTCTGTGTAATAAATGCTGATTAAAGAAAGGAAGAACAGTGCAACGGTCGACAAACCTGGTAGTAGTGCAGCCTCTTCAGTAATGATCTTATGGAGTTCCTGTTATGCTCTGGATGTATTCTGATATTTCTTCATCTGTCATGTCAGCCATTTGGTGAAACAACTCCACAATATTTGCACCCATGTAAGAATCAGGACCATACCAAACATTTAAATCCTGTACTTGAGCAAATGCCTAGCAAATATTTTATTAGAGaaaaatcaaattacaaatatatgAGATTAGTAATCCAAATTGATGCAATGTGCTTCACTAAAATATGCAACTACCAGATATGAAATGCAAAATCTAAAAGGGAGCAAAGAGTTTACGAGCATTACCAACCTGAAAAACTGTCTGCACAACATTAGATGAAGTACAAGTGATTGTAGGCACTAGTTCATGTCCATAGGCCTTAGTCTCCAAGGAAGTATTTATGTAGATCACATGCAATGAAGGAGGTGAATTTGAAGCTGCCTCCAAAACTGCATATATGTCAAACTCCCTGCTGCATCCACCAAGGAGCAACCAATTAGTTCATTGGACATTCTGTACACACCAACCTGCATGAAACCTACTGTGGTTAAGAGTCTTCCAAACGATACCACTGTGCAAGATAAACCAGTTAAATGTACTTCAAGATGCATtcatgcttgtttctaaaaacaaaGAACAAACATGATCgttgttaattattattatctcaaAACGAGTTAGGATAAAATCTAAACTCAAAAAAGTTTAACAGTCTAACATTCACaatgaaaataattataaaaagaaTGCATTTGATTTTCCTTTTCATGAATGTAGGCAGAGTACAAGAGGCTGATGAGACTCAATATGTGATTGTCATGTAAACTTACATGTATGCATGTTGCAACATCTGAACTGCACCGTTGTAGGAGATTCACAGAGCAGTATAAGATGATGATGGAGACATCTCTGcgaaaataaaatgaagaattGTGTTAAATGTATATAATAATTGACAAACATCATAGCAAGACAAAATTTGAAAAGTTCAGAGACCTGAAGATATATTCCACTGTGCTAGAATAAAACCAAAACATAGTTTTTATAAAGAGAACATTAGAGCCTTTAGAACATATGAGAATAGTTCTTTTAAAATCAAGAAGCCATACATCTGAGCCTGCCAACAAACAACTATTTAGTATCCCAGTGACAAGATAAAATCCTGAACTGTCGTACTGAGGCATGCCAAACTACCAAGTGCATATTGTAGCTGTCTGACTGGGTGCTGCTATAGGTATCTTGCAGTGCCAAAGGTGTGC encodes the following:
- the LOC135588464 gene encoding chloroplast sensor kinase, chloroplastic-like isoform X1, whose product is MLPSAIAAANSLFYCIDPRFPTRLHLIHTNPVLLGLHNPSPFRLKSTTSRYPSPIFRIHSSLHPVALTDSNDAAELIPSSAAAVAAAIQRASPSSPVVFTQRVEKQGKEGLVLPSPDFQRLCLEQLDLFRMVVDPDAVLSVYVRPAGSYIMDQLELRRVGFYPETDVSESADCVILVGNFSIPSGLRAAEAALSKQKVEVISGTGALVLPMVKHPFVVGFLVAELPKKDLDSCENVDSGELCVPFCSPKDDSLGGAPYSSKKPWEIEAFSEDLMKAYGQFTTEQRSRAIVISRSLATAYVMDQKAMLLQQSSWQNSVRMNHLIEQIRAPLSSIRALTKMLSVHVKRSEISYDIIEDLLMQGEHMKDALQQLQDSAYLTKVNIVRYNEETIKKMHDPKFSHQELSRSLPSENDSSENKTYSMQKMEPVLPLSSGKKDLAMPMPPLWLVPLKQNITRPCVVSDILKDLVGAALPLADNQQRSLELNELSQFLQVGVEESSLRQALSNLIEGALLRTCIGGKVQIYATGAPAGGALVIIDDDGPDMHYMTQMRSLTPFGVDLFADGMVEDNMTWNFVAGLTIAREILESYGCVIRVISPRALDAAFGTRGTRIELWFPALPSDSSDAAGEV
- the LOC135588464 gene encoding chloroplast sensor kinase, chloroplastic-like isoform X2; protein product: MQSIISSIDEYQQVLTRLCNPSTIHCLVQVYVRPAGSYIMDQLELRRVGFYPETDVSESADCVILVGNFSIPSGLRAAEAALSKQKVEVISGTGALVLPMVKHPFVVGFLVAELPKKDLDSCENVDSGELCVPFCSPKDDSLGGAPYSSKKPWEIEAFSEDLMKAYGQFTTEQRSRAIVISRSLATAYVMDQKAMLLQQSSWQNSVRMNHLIEQIRAPLSSIRALTKMLSVHVKRSEISYDIIEDLLMQGEHMKDALQQLQDSAYLTKVNIVRYNEETIKKMHDPKFSHQELSRSLPSENDSSENKTYSMQKMEPVLPLSSGKKDLAMPMPPLWLVPLKQNITRPCVVSDILKDLVGAALPLADNQQRSLELNELSQFLQVGVEESSLRQALSNLIEGALLRTCIGGKVQIYATGAPAGGALVIIDDDGPDMHYMTQMRSLTPFGVDLFADGMVEDNMTWNFVAGLTIAREILESYGCVIRVISPRALDAAFGTRGTRIELWFPALPSDSSDAAGEV
- the LOC135588464 gene encoding chloroplast sensor kinase, chloroplastic-like isoform X3, with translation MLPSAIAAANSLFYCIDPRFPTRLHLIHTNPVLLGLHNPSPFRLKSTTSRYPSPIFRIHSSLHPVALTDSNDAAELIPSSAAAVAAAIQRASPSSPVVFTQRVEKQGKEGLVLPSPDFQRLCLEQLDLFRMVVDPDAVLSVYVRPAGSYIMDQLELRRVGFYPETDVSESADCVILVGNFSIPSGLRAAEAALSKQKVEVISGTGALVLPMVKHPFVVGFLVAELPKKDLDSCENVDSGELCVPFCSPKDDSLGGAPYSSKKPWEIEAFSEDLMKAYGQFTTEQRSRAIVISRSLATAYVMDQKAMLLQQSSWQNSVRMNHLIEQIRAPLSSIRALTKMLSVHVKRSEISYDIIEDLLMQGEHMKDALQQLQDSAYLTKVNIVRYNEETIKKMHDPKFSHQELSRSLPSENDSSENKTYSMQKMEPVLPLSSGKKDLAMPMPPLWLVPLKQNITRQTMCCF